A single Bacillus mesophilus DNA region contains:
- a CDS encoding class F sortase, with protein sequence MRSFFTKEKIYFNLNLLLLVLLMGCNQSDELSSQPEKIEGREIELATKPLVQQNSTTYNIQTVTQQNGIEPTNLSITSINLEASISAVGLLESGVMEVPKDVREVGWFEPGAKPGQSGNVVLAGHVDNYLGPGIFSNLNQVSIDDKIIVSDGENHVTYKVINVNVYPYDDDGPIEEIFGFTSQKRLHLITCTGTYNPFKRTHEERLVVTAIEE encoded by the coding sequence TTGCGTTCTTTTTTTACAAAAGAAAAAATCTATTTCAATCTTAATCTTTTGTTGCTAGTACTTTTAATGGGATGTAACCAAAGTGATGAATTATCTTCACAACCTGAAAAGATAGAGGGTAGGGAAATCGAGCTAGCTACGAAACCACTTGTACAACAAAATAGTACCACCTATAACATTCAAACTGTCACTCAACAAAACGGGATTGAGCCAACAAATCTATCCATTACTTCTATTAACCTAGAGGCAAGTATCAGTGCAGTTGGTCTACTCGAAAGTGGAGTGATGGAGGTTCCAAAGGATGTTAGGGAGGTTGGCTGGTTTGAACCAGGTGCAAAACCTGGGCAATCTGGTAATGTGGTGCTAGCGGGGCATGTAGATAATTATCTTGGACCCGGGATTTTTTCGAATCTAAATCAGGTATCTATTGATGACAAAATTATCGTTTCAGATGGGGAAAATCATGTTACCTATAAGGTGATTAACGTAAATGTATACCCCTATGACGATGATGGACCCATTGAAGAAATCTTTGGGTTTACTTCTCAAAAGAGGTTGCACTTAATAACGTGCACAGGCACGTATAACCCATTTAAGAGAACGCATGAAGAAAGATTAGTAGTAACAGCAATTGAGGAATAA
- a CDS encoding DUF4397 domain-containing protein, which yields MKKTITAVIFTLILTMFGGNVFADSHDKAKVRIVHASPDAPAVDITVNGDTVVENAGFKAATDYLMVPAGEHEVAIYAAGTIADGNPVLTATLAVEAGKAYTVVANNTLANLELAVLNDDMMTTAGKTKVRVGHFSPDAPAVDVAVTGGDVLFPNAPFQAVTDYAEVDPGTLDLEVRVAGTEDVVLSLPDTELKADMIYSVLAVGLAGGEPALDVIVLADPSTSTMPSELPKTGTGGLTGLFMNTLPILFIGVGIAFFFYKRKNLFQS from the coding sequence ATGAAAAAGACTATTACAGCTGTGATCTTTACTCTAATCCTAACTATGTTTGGAGGTAATGTTTTTGCCGATAGTCATGACAAGGCTAAAGTGCGAATTGTTCATGCCTCACCTGATGCTCCTGCTGTTGATATCACTGTGAACGGTGATACGGTTGTAGAAAATGCTGGTTTTAAGGCTGCTACTGATTATCTAATGGTTCCTGCTGGAGAGCATGAAGTTGCAATCTATGCTGCTGGGACAATCGCTGATGGAAATCCTGTACTAACTGCAACATTAGCAGTTGAAGCGGGCAAAGCTTATACAGTGGTGGCTAACAATACATTAGCAAATCTAGAACTTGCAGTATTGAATGATGATATGATGACTACTGCTGGAAAAACAAAGGTTCGTGTAGGACATTTTTCTCCTGATGCGCCAGCTGTTGATGTGGCAGTAACAGGTGGAGATGTACTTTTTCCAAATGCACCATTTCAAGCAGTAACGGATTATGCTGAAGTAGATCCTGGAACTTTAGATTTAGAAGTACGTGTAGCTGGAACAGAAGATGTAGTTCTTTCACTACCTGATACAGAGTTAAAAGCTGATATGATTTATTCAGTGTTAGCAGTTGGTTTAGCTGGAGGAGAGCCTGCATTAGATGTAATTGTACTAGCGGATCCTTCTACTTCTACTATGCCGTCTGAACTTCCTAAAACAGGTACTGGTGGATTAACAGGATTGTTCATGAATACACTACCAATCTTATTTATTGGGGTAGGAATTGCGTTCTTTTTTTACAAAAGAAAAAATCTATTTCAATCTTAA
- a CDS encoding type II secretion system F family protein: MQFKYTVIDSQTGKEIRGKLTAVTQAAAAEELKKKGLYVAQLQEIKESVLNKDLNINIGPPVKNQDFVIFCRQLATLLNAGTPIVDAISLLSEQVSSKPFQQALKTIFQDIRSGTSFSKSCAQFPKIFDRVFVNMVLAGETSGDLENTMNRLAIYYEKERKTREKVKSALIYPIAVTVVAIIVIIILLTKVLPSLLENLLSVGGEIPLPTKIVIAASDFLIERWYIMLLFIVLVTLAFTAIKRNPKGKYALDLIVLKLPVFGELIQKSILARVSRTMASLFASSVPVLQTLTMSAEVAGNSVIANVLEEAKHSLRRGESLSTPLDNSWVFPKITTHMVKIGEETGNLDTMLEKIADFYEDDVEQMASRLSAVLEPIMIAILGTIVGLIVMAAMLPMFSIYENF; the protein is encoded by the coding sequence ATGCAATTTAAATATACGGTTATAGACTCTCAAACAGGTAAAGAAATAAGAGGAAAATTAACGGCAGTAACACAAGCGGCCGCAGCGGAAGAGCTAAAGAAAAAAGGATTATATGTTGCTCAGCTGCAGGAAATAAAAGAATCAGTCCTAAATAAGGATTTAAATATCAACATTGGACCACCTGTAAAAAATCAGGACTTCGTTATTTTCTGTCGCCAGCTTGCAACATTGCTTAATGCAGGTACACCCATTGTAGATGCAATCTCCTTATTATCTGAGCAGGTCTCATCTAAGCCGTTTCAACAAGCACTTAAAACGATCTTCCAAGATATACGTTCAGGAACCTCCTTTTCAAAGTCATGTGCTCAATTTCCAAAGATTTTTGACCGTGTCTTTGTCAATATGGTACTCGCGGGGGAAACAAGCGGTGATTTAGAAAACACAATGAATCGCTTAGCCATCTATTATGAAAAAGAACGGAAAACAAGGGAAAAGGTTAAATCTGCTTTAATTTATCCTATTGCTGTTACGGTCGTAGCAATTATCGTAATTATCATTCTTTTAACAAAGGTATTACCTAGCTTACTAGAGAACCTACTATCGGTAGGAGGGGAAATCCCGTTACCGACAAAAATCGTAATAGCAGCTTCCGATTTCTTAATTGAGAGATGGTATATTATGCTGCTGTTTATCGTTTTAGTTACCTTGGCATTTACCGCAATAAAACGAAATCCAAAAGGGAAATATGCATTAGATTTAATCGTGTTAAAGCTTCCCGTCTTTGGTGAATTAATTCAAAAATCTATATTAGCGAGAGTATCAAGAACAATGGCTTCTTTATTTGCTAGCTCAGTACCCGTATTGCAAACCTTAACAATGAGCGCTGAGGTAGCAGGAAATTCTGTTATTGCAAACGTGTTAGAGGAAGCAAAACATTCACTAAGAAGAGGGGAAAGCCTTTCAACTCCTCTCGATAACAGCTGGGTGTTTCCGAAAATCACAACACATATGGTTAAAATCGGTGAAGAAACTGGTAATTTAGATACAATGCTAGAAAAAATAGCTGACTTTTATGAAGATGATGTGGAACAAATGGCATCTAGACTTAGTGCCGTACTAGAGCCAATTATGATTGCCATTCTAGGAACCATAGTGGGATTAATTGTAATGGCCGCTATGCTTCCAATGTTCTCTATCTATGAAAACTTTTAA
- a CDS encoding type IV pilus twitching motility protein PilT, translated as MDIQKLLHFAYQNRASDLHITSGVAPIVRINGKLKKIGNSILTTEDTEQMANELMSSDHQALFQDIGDIDFSYAIPGVCRFRVNIFKQRGSIVTVCRVINNGIPNFAELHLPPVVTAFAKQTQGLLLVTGPTGSGKSTTLASMIDYINETMNKHILTLEDPIEYLHKHKNSIINQREIGLDSRSFSVGLRAALRQDPDVILVGEMRDVETIQTALTAAETGHLVLATLHTTGAAQTVDRIIDVFSAEQQQQVRTQLASSLVGVISQRLLPVAQENGRRAAMEILVNNHAIANLIRTNKIHQIQSILETSKAVGMQTMNMSVRELVQSGIITRKTADEFTPDWDENQ; from the coding sequence ATGGATATTCAAAAATTACTGCATTTTGCATATCAAAATCGTGCATCTGATTTACACATTACATCTGGTGTTGCACCGATTGTTCGAATAAATGGAAAACTAAAAAAAATAGGCAATTCAATCCTTACAACAGAAGACACAGAGCAAATGGCAAATGAATTGATGAGTAGTGATCATCAGGCATTATTTCAAGATATTGGCGACATTGATTTTTCTTATGCAATTCCAGGAGTATGTCGCTTTCGTGTAAATATTTTTAAGCAACGTGGATCAATTGTTACGGTATGTCGTGTTATTAATAATGGGATTCCAAACTTTGCTGAATTACATCTTCCTCCTGTTGTCACAGCGTTTGCTAAACAAACACAAGGGTTATTACTTGTTACTGGACCAACCGGGAGTGGGAAGTCTACCACACTGGCCTCAATGATAGATTATATAAATGAAACTATGAACAAACATATCTTAACGCTGGAAGATCCGATAGAATACCTACACAAGCATAAAAACAGTATTATCAACCAACGGGAGATTGGACTAGATTCACGTTCTTTCTCGGTAGGTCTTAGAGCAGCATTACGTCAGGATCCAGATGTAATTCTAGTTGGGGAAATGCGAGATGTAGAGACGATTCAAACTGCATTAACAGCTGCTGAGACAGGACATCTAGTTCTAGCAACGCTCCACACAACAGGTGCAGCCCAAACTGTGGACAGAATTATAGATGTATTTTCCGCTGAGCAGCAACAGCAAGTCAGAACCCAGCTTGCAAGCTCACTTGTGGGGGTAATTTCTCAACGTTTATTACCTGTAGCACAGGAAAATGGAAGAAGAGCTGCAATGGAAATTCTAGTGAATAACCACGCTATTGCAAACTTAATCCGAACAAATAAGATTCATCAAATACAATCAATCTTAGAAACTAGTAAAGCAGTAGGAATGCAGACAATGAATATGTCTGTTCGGGAACTCGTTCAAAGTGGAATTATTACCAGAAAAACGGCTGATGAATTTACCCCGGACTGGGATGAAAATCAGTAA
- a CDS encoding GspE/PulE family protein yields MNQKKRKRIGDLLIEANVITEEQLMDALLEQKRSGQRLGDQLVLMNIVDEDTIIQVLEYQLGIKKVNLHEVEIDRKLVSIISEDLARKYQVLPLRKVNDNLLVAMVDPLDYYAIDDLRLSTGFQIEPAIAKRNEIQVALNRYYGMQKSIDKMLEDMPLNEDDEGFLEAQQADDSPVAKMVNQLLGQAIQVGASDVHIDPHENETLIRLRVDGVLRTERTLPKNMNNVLVSRIKIMSKLNIAEKRLPQDGRFKMDVDLRNIDLRVSILPTVYGEKVVMRLLDTGNVTLGIEKLGFSKQNEINFRKMINSAYGIILVTGPTGSGKSTTLYTALQNLNTDDVNIITVEDPVEYQIKGINQVQVRSNIGMTFAAGLRSILRQDPDIIMLGEIRDTETAEISLRAALTGHLVLSTLHTNDSVSAISRLIDMGVEPFLVSSAVVGVVAQRLVRRVCKNCATPYVPTEEEQQLFYGRGLNTERLSKGKGCSTCNNTGYKGRLAIHETLLVDDEMRNMITQKNQDSVYRNYVSGKGFKSMFEDGLMKAAQGMTSLDEIYRVTVE; encoded by the coding sequence ATGAATCAAAAAAAGCGAAAGCGTATAGGTGACTTACTTATAGAGGCGAACGTAATAACAGAAGAGCAACTTATGGATGCGCTACTTGAACAAAAAAGATCTGGCCAGCGCCTAGGAGATCAACTTGTATTAATGAATATAGTCGACGAAGACACCATTATTCAAGTATTAGAATACCAGCTCGGTATAAAAAAGGTTAACCTGCATGAAGTTGAAATTGATCGAAAGCTTGTAAGTATTATAAGTGAGGATCTTGCCAGAAAATATCAAGTTCTCCCATTAAGGAAGGTTAATGACAACCTGCTTGTAGCGATGGTGGACCCTCTTGATTATTACGCAATAGATGATCTGCGATTAAGCACTGGTTTTCAAATTGAACCAGCGATTGCAAAGAGAAATGAAATACAGGTTGCACTAAATCGTTATTACGGTATGCAAAAATCAATTGATAAGATGCTAGAGGATATGCCTTTAAATGAAGATGATGAAGGGTTTTTAGAGGCGCAGCAGGCAGATGATTCGCCTGTTGCCAAAATGGTCAATCAATTACTAGGACAAGCCATTCAGGTTGGAGCAAGTGATGTTCACATTGACCCGCATGAAAACGAGACATTAATTCGATTAAGGGTAGATGGTGTCCTAAGAACGGAACGGACCTTACCGAAAAATATGAATAACGTTCTTGTTTCTAGAATCAAAATAATGTCCAAGCTAAATATCGCCGAGAAGCGACTTCCCCAAGACGGTCGCTTTAAAATGGATGTTGATTTAAGAAATATCGATCTGCGTGTATCGATTCTCCCTACTGTTTATGGTGAAAAAGTAGTTATGCGTTTACTTGATACCGGAAATGTCACCCTTGGGATTGAAAAGCTAGGGTTTTCAAAACAAAATGAGATAAACTTCCGTAAGATGATCAATAGTGCATATGGAATTATCTTAGTTACTGGTCCAACCGGGTCTGGAAAATCAACGACCCTGTATACCGCACTTCAAAATTTAAATACAGATGATGTAAATATTATTACCGTTGAGGATCCTGTTGAATATCAAATTAAAGGTATTAATCAAGTTCAAGTCCGTTCGAATATTGGAATGACCTTTGCCGCTGGATTGCGGTCTATCCTTCGACAAGATCCCGATATTATCATGCTAGGAGAAATTCGTGATACGGAAACGGCAGAAATTTCCCTTCGAGCCGCTCTTACAGGTCACCTTGTTTTAAGTACATTGCATACGAATGATTCAGTAAGTGCAATTAGTCGTCTTATTGATATGGGAGTAGAGCCGTTCCTTGTCTCTTCTGCAGTTGTTGGCGTAGTAGCACAGCGATTAGTACGAAGAGTTTGTAAGAATTGTGCAACTCCCTATGTACCAACAGAAGAGGAGCAGCAGCTTTTCTATGGTAGAGGACTTAATACGGAGCGTTTAAGTAAAGGGAAGGGCTGCTCGACTTGTAACAATACAGGTTATAAAGGAAGATTGGCAATTCATGAAACCTTACTTGTAGACGATGAGATGCGAAATATGATCACCCAAAAAAATCAAGACTCAGTTTATCGTAATTATGTTTCAGGTAAAGGGTTTAAATCAATGTTTGAAGACGGCTTAATGAAAGCAGCCCAGGGTATGACGTCATTGGACGAAATCTATCGCGTGACGGTTGAATAG
- the pilM gene encoding type IV pilus biogenesis protein PilM codes for MFRKKDKFTGIDFREAYISQATIKMEQAIPVLMDVNTVKTPGNIIENARITDKKSIAGILKKDTKTKLVHLAFPTQNIIVRRITSLPNLKKAELSKLLQYQVGDSIHLPFDNPIYDFVKIGTIEANQETELNDQFTLNDNDAADKIEASDSKSDLLFFATSEPLSQDFLETCNTAGLKPVTAEIRGLALQRLINYTNQSWLNGTEMVVDLSDESMDIHIFSNGVIAFSRMMSTVAKESGKADVLLHNDVLTFEEDTVFSNKEAAVTLEPLDESEEQYIDTVVKEIEKAQNFFHYSLSKGSSDFRRVIVTGKNTSKAIAQLKARLDMEVSEIDFSALLHENFKKIDELNSSSVAIGLAMKGNVTAKKKWK; via the coding sequence ATGTTCAGAAAGAAAGATAAGTTTACCGGTATCGATTTTCGAGAAGCTTATATCTCACAAGCAACGATAAAAATGGAACAGGCTATTCCTGTTTTGATGGATGTTAACACGGTGAAAACACCAGGAAATATAATTGAGAATGCTAGAATTACAGATAAGAAGAGCATAGCCGGTATATTAAAAAAGGATACAAAGACTAAATTAGTTCATCTCGCATTTCCAACACAAAATATAATAGTTCGTCGAATTACATCTTTGCCAAATTTAAAAAAAGCAGAGCTTTCAAAATTACTGCAATATCAAGTTGGAGATAGCATTCATTTACCATTTGATAACCCAATCTATGATTTTGTGAAAATTGGTACCATTGAAGCAAATCAAGAAACCGAACTGAATGATCAATTTACGTTAAATGACAATGACGCAGCAGATAAGATAGAAGCTAGTGATAGTAAAAGCGATCTTTTATTTTTTGCTACTTCTGAACCATTATCACAGGATTTCTTAGAAACGTGTAATACCGCAGGATTAAAACCAGTAACGGCTGAAATAAGAGGTCTTGCCCTACAACGTTTAATTAACTATACAAACCAATCATGGTTAAACGGAACTGAAATGGTTGTAGACCTGTCTGATGAATCGATGGATATTCATATATTTTCAAATGGCGTTATTGCGTTCTCTAGAATGATGTCTACTGTCGCTAAAGAAAGTGGAAAGGCAGATGTGCTTCTTCATAACGATGTTTTAACTTTTGAAGAGGATACGGTATTTTCCAATAAAGAGGCTGCCGTCACACTAGAGCCACTAGATGAAAGTGAAGAGCAATATATTGACACAGTTGTAAAAGAAATTGAAAAGGCCCAAAACTTCTTTCATTACTCTCTTAGCAAAGGAAGTAGTGATTTTAGACGGGTTATTGTAACAGGGAAAAATACGAGTAAAGCGATTGCTCAGCTGAAAGCAAGACTCGATATGGAAGTTAGTGAAATTGATTTTTCTGCACTATTGCATGAAAATTTCAAGAAAATAGACGAGTTAAATAGTTCTAGTGTCGCCATTGGTCTTGCAATGAAAGGGAATGTAACAGCCAAGAAAAAGTGGAAATAA
- a CDS encoding pilus assembly PilX N-terminal domain-containing protein: MIKLLKGNQSGVALLTVLFIVVVLSIVGTFMLQSTTYGLQTVVKNNKDQEEFYRAEGAIEIVLAEMSEYKTSNGNSGPFFYALDHDIVTHTIGNREVEVQITTNPDVETITPSPTRPVNEPITVTLEARYKDNSTVSRVMTFDMALFPDTIITNHGFSYVNDDGYKNKGQFLINPKPEQVHVDTYYDLMEDLGIGWSTTTNGNSNNITGIVWSTTYDYQLIDQSFIFPSGIKKVKEIKVQGEGNKIIIPNDAIVFAETVTLGGNAGANAGIPQLIIEGALIVNEYKNNGNSIVTINSGMVTYNNSGTSNTFQVNGLTRGIDCLLLPAACSPDDGTEVLTGTYSSRLSPKSIDFSTER, from the coding sequence ATGATTAAGCTTCTTAAAGGAAATCAATCTGGTGTCGCATTACTTACGGTATTATTTATTGTTGTTGTACTTAGTATTGTTGGAACTTTTATGCTTCAGTCAACAACATATGGTTTACAGACTGTAGTTAAGAATAATAAGGACCAAGAAGAGTTTTATCGTGCTGAAGGAGCAATTGAAATTGTCCTTGCTGAAATGTCGGAATATAAAACCTCCAATGGAAACAGTGGTCCATTCTTTTACGCTCTGGACCATGACATAGTAACCCACACCATTGGTAACAGGGAGGTTGAAGTACAAATCACAACTAATCCCGATGTCGAGACCATTACGCCTAGTCCTACTAGGCCAGTAAATGAACCGATTACTGTTACGTTAGAGGCAAGATACAAGGATAATTCGACGGTCAGCCGGGTTATGACCTTTGACATGGCATTATTTCCAGACACAATCATAACAAATCATGGATTTTCCTATGTAAATGATGATGGATATAAAAATAAAGGTCAATTCTTAATAAACCCCAAACCAGAACAAGTACACGTAGATACTTATTATGATTTAATGGAAGATTTGGGTATTGGTTGGTCCACAACTACTAATGGTAATAGTAATAATATTACAGGAATAGTATGGTCCACGACTTATGATTATCAGTTAATAGATCAATCGTTTATTTTTCCTTCAGGAATTAAGAAGGTAAAGGAAATTAAAGTACAAGGTGAAGGGAATAAGATTATTATTCCAAACGATGCGATTGTCTTTGCGGAGACTGTTACACTTGGTGGTAATGCTGGAGCAAATGCCGGTATACCACAGTTAATCATAGAAGGAGCTTTAATTGTAAACGAATATAAAAATAATGGAAACTCAATTGTTACGATTAATAGTGGAATGGTTACGTACAATAATTCAGGTACTTCTAACACGTTTCAAGTAAATGGATTAACGCGTGGGATTGATTGCCTTCTATTACCTGCAGCATGTAGTCCCGATGATGGTACTGAAGTTCTAACAGGAACTTATTCATCAAGATTAAGCCCAAAAAGTATAGATTTTTCAACAGAACGGTAA
- a CDS encoding PilW family protein, translating to MRNQRGVTLVELLIVILIMVGVSTIGFQLFSYSTNMTKTVAAENELQREARFLLETISNVVRDGGKITEDSTANKTIIADKLDQAQIVYDSVTETLTFIPSNSTLSENISSFNVTEKPISLNRTKMAYSIELVLQKDDFQFAVSTEVFNDLDKRVRY from the coding sequence ATGAGAAACCAAAGAGGTGTTACTTTAGTTGAGCTATTAATTGTTATATTAATCATGGTTGGCGTTTCAACAATAGGTTTTCAACTCTTTTCTTACTCAACCAATATGACAAAAACAGTTGCTGCCGAGAATGAGCTGCAAAGAGAAGCAAGGTTTCTCTTAGAAACAATTTCTAATGTAGTAAGAGATGGGGGGAAGATTACGGAAGATTCCACCGCAAATAAAACAATTATTGCTGATAAATTGGATCAGGCACAAATAGTCTATGATTCAGTAACTGAAACTTTGACATTCATCCCTAGTAATAGCACCCTTTCAGAAAATATTAGTTCCTTTAACGTAACAGAAAAGCCTATTTCGTTAAACCGAACAAAGATGGCGTATTCTATTGAATTAGTTTTACAAAAGGACGATTTTCAATTTGCCGTCTCAACTGAAGTGTTTAACGACTTGGACAAGCGAGTAAGATATTAA
- a CDS encoding type II secretion system protein, with protein sequence MKNENGITLIELLAAIVIVGIVLVPLLTVMTGSFTRTVAQGKDTQLSYYGQEVMEIIREQGYEEGTSATEYYCLKDRGCVTIQDTSVTYDAKVTITADPDPDDINTTIPIYEITIEVESQTDSTNRYELVTVVKDL encoded by the coding sequence ATGAAAAACGAAAATGGAATTACGCTAATTGAGCTCTTGGCAGCCATTGTCATCGTAGGGATTGTTCTTGTTCCTCTATTAACCGTGATGACAGGCTCTTTTACTCGAACAGTGGCACAAGGCAAGGATACACAGCTCTCGTATTATGGACAAGAGGTTATGGAAATTATACGCGAACAAGGCTATGAAGAAGGCACTTCAGCAACCGAATACTATTGCTTGAAGGATCGGGGCTGTGTAACGATACAAGATACTTCTGTAACATATGATGCTAAAGTAACTATTACAGCTGATCCAGATCCAGATGATATTAATACAACAATACCAATTTATGAAATAACAATAGAAGTCGAATCACAAACTGATTCTACAAATCGGTACGAGCTAGTAACGGTGGTGAAGGATCTATGA
- a CDS encoding prepilin peptidase → MVTLDLLVIIFSLIFGSFFNVVAIRLLKKESISYPPSHCTTCSHRLGALDLVPVFSYIFLRGRCRYCKDKISPSYPLGEGFTAVTIFIVYKEIGITPELIPALILSILLILAVLTDIREKLILDIITIPCLIILLIVRIFIGEEPFLTYLIGGLTGFVVLLLIAVISKGGMGGGDIKLYAVIGVALGPLLTIMSLVIASFFGAVVGIVLLTLKIVKRREPIAFGPFIFVGTLLAYLYGNHIWNWYSSLIF, encoded by the coding sequence ATGGTCACCCTTGATTTATTGGTTATTATTTTTTCTCTTATATTTGGCAGCTTCTTCAACGTAGTAGCTATCCGCCTATTAAAAAAGGAATCAATCTCATATCCACCCTCTCATTGTACAACCTGTAGTCACAGATTAGGTGCTTTAGACCTTGTTCCTGTATTCAGCTATATCTTCTTACGTGGTCGTTGCCGTTACTGTAAAGATAAAATTTCCCCTTCATACCCTTTAGGAGAAGGATTTACTGCTGTAACCATCTTTATTGTTTATAAGGAAATAGGCATTACCCCAGAATTAATACCCGCACTGATCTTATCTATCTTATTAATTCTAGCGGTTCTAACAGATATCCGTGAAAAATTAATACTAGATATCATCACAATCCCCTGTCTAATTATCCTCCTTATTGTAAGAATTTTTATTGGAGAGGAACCGTTCCTGACCTATCTAATAGGAGGTTTAACCGGATTTGTAGTACTGCTTTTAATCGCTGTTATCAGCAAAGGTGGAATGGGTGGAGGAGACATTAAGCTCTATGCTGTAATTGGTGTTGCCCTTGGTCCGCTATTAACAATCATGAGCTTAGTGATTGCTTCCTTTTTTGGAGCAGTAGTAGGCATTGTCCTTTTAACTTTAAAGATAGTAAAACGTAGAGAGCCAATTGCTTTTGGTCCATTTATTTTTGTTGGTACACTACTAGCTTACTTGTACGGAAATCATATATGGAATTGGTATAGTAGCCTAATTTTCTAA
- a CDS encoding type II secretion system protein: MLKALLALKERVKNQRGLTLIELLVVIVILGIIAAIAIPMVMSQQDNAAKNTNAQNLSIVQDAVNRYYTLNNGLPSGFALNDLLEAESGTSHIGGPFLDSLPAVKTFTSCSGAFQLNASNKVAILAGAAASTTDNTAACTQ, encoded by the coding sequence ATGTTAAAAGCTCTACTTGCATTAAAAGAACGTGTTAAAAATCAACGCGGTTTAACGTTGATCGAACTATTAGTTGTTATTGTTATTTTAGGTATTATTGCTGCAATTGCTATTCCGATGGTAATGAGCCAGCAGGATAATGCTGCAAAAAATACAAATGCACAAAACCTGTCAATTGTTCAGGATGCAGTTAATCGTTATTATACTTTAAACAATGGCCTTCCAAGCGGTTTTGCTTTAAATGATTTATTAGAAGCTGAATCAGGAACTTCCCACATCGGTGGTCCTTTCTTAGATTCACTTCCAGCTGTTAAGACATTTACAAGCTGTTCAGGTGCTTTCCAGCTTAATGCTTCTAATAAAGTAGCTATCTTAGCTGGAGCCGCTGCTTCTACTACTGATAACACTGCAGCGTGTACACAATAA